One Citricoccus sp. K5 DNA window includes the following coding sequences:
- a CDS encoding hemerythrin domain-containing protein, whose product MTEGGPAETATTEAAETHRLVAWSRELREVHHRLRAALEQAALDRSESPAVLERHLDGIGAIMESHFRYEERQLLAVLETLALDSAPGDVLGPI is encoded by the coding sequence GTGACTGAGGGCGGCCCGGCCGAGACGGCCACCACCGAAGCAGCCGAGACGCACCGACTCGTGGCCTGGAGCCGTGAGCTGCGGGAGGTCCACCACCGCCTGCGGGCGGCCCTGGAGCAGGCGGCGTTGGACCGGAGCGAGTCCCCCGCCGTGCTGGAGCGGCATCTGGACGGGATCGGGGCCATCATGGAGTCACACTTCCGGTATGAGGAGCGCCAACTGTTGGCTGTCCTGGAGACCCTGGCCCTGGACTCCGCTCCCGGCGACGTCCTCGGGCCGATCTGA
- a CDS encoding ABC transporter ATP-binding protein has product MMNQPSPLLAARSLTKAYGPTRALDGVELTVHAGESVAIMGPSGSGKTTLMHVLSGILLPDAGSVLFTASGAEPTEITTLNEEARARLRRERLGFVFQDGLLLPELTAQENVALPLLLSGVPRPAAEAHAAQWLAALGLDGMQTRRLGELSGGQAQRVAIARAQVADPQVVFADEPTGALDSATSASVLGALLDSTVGRGRTLVMVTHDQATADRCSRLVRVQDGQIVADSAAGAPAPDAPVGSAGSEAQRTEATR; this is encoded by the coding sequence ATGATGAATCAACCCTCGCCCCTGCTCGCCGCCCGCAGCCTGACCAAGGCCTACGGTCCCACCCGTGCCCTCGACGGCGTGGAGCTGACCGTGCACGCCGGGGAGTCCGTGGCCATCATGGGCCCCTCCGGCTCCGGCAAGACCACCCTGATGCACGTGCTTTCGGGAATTCTGTTGCCCGACGCCGGCTCGGTGCTGTTCACCGCGTCCGGCGCCGAACCGACCGAGATCACCACCCTGAACGAGGAGGCCCGCGCCCGTCTGCGCCGCGAGCGGCTCGGGTTCGTGTTCCAGGACGGGCTGCTGCTGCCCGAGCTGACCGCCCAGGAGAACGTCGCCCTGCCGCTGCTGCTCTCCGGGGTGCCCCGCCCCGCCGCCGAGGCCCACGCGGCCCAGTGGCTGGCCGCCCTCGGCCTGGACGGCATGCAGACCCGGCGTCTCGGTGAACTCTCCGGCGGCCAGGCCCAGCGGGTGGCCATCGCCCGCGCCCAGGTGGCTGATCCCCAGGTCGTCTTCGCAGATGAGCCCACCGGCGCGCTCGACTCCGCCACCTCGGCCTCCGTCCTCGGAGCCCTGCTGGACTCCACCGTCGGCCGCGGCCGCACCCTCGTCATGGTCACGCACGACCAGGCCACCGCCGACCGCTGCTCCCGCCTCGTGCGAGTGCAGGACGGTCAGATCGTGGCCGACTCAGCGGCCGGTGCCCCCGCCCCCGACGCTCCGGTTGGTTCGGCCGGCTCGGAGGCCCAACGGACGGAGGCCACCCGATGA